In Haliscomenobacter hydrossis DSM 1100, the DNA window ATCCATCCGCCAAGGCCAGCGCCTGACGGGGATGACCAGCGGACAGACCTCTTTTCCCCTGGCGCCATCGGCCATTAACTTCAAACAATACGGGCAAAACGGCACCTGGATCAGCGACTTTTTTCCCCACATCGGAAAAATCGCCGACGACATTTGTGTGATCCGTACGCTCAATACCGAAGCCATCAACCACGACCCGGCGATCACTTTTTTCCAAACGGGCAATCAACAATCCGGTCGCCCCAGCATGGGTGCCTGGATGAGTTATGGCCTGGGCAGTGAAAACGAAAACCTGCCCGCTTTCATGGTACTCACCAGTCGGGGCAAAGGCAATAGCCAGGGTTTGTACGCCCACTTGTGGGGCAGTGGCTTTTTGGACTCTGTGCACCAGGGCGTCATGCTGCGCGGGGGCAAAGATCCCGTGTTGTACCTCAAAGACCCCGAAGGCATGAGCCAGTTGGAACGTCGGCGCATGCTGGATCAAATTGCCGAGTTGAACCAAAATAGCTACGATAAAATTGGCGATCCTGAAACCATGGCCCGCATCCAGCAGTACGAAATGGCGTATCGCATGCAAACCTCGGTGCCCGAGCTGATGGACTTGAAGGATGAATCGGACTATACCGTAAAACTTTATGGTCCCGATTGTTTGGTGCCGGGCACTTACGCTTCCAATTGCTTGATGGCGCGCCGATTGGCCGAGCGCGGCGTACGTTTTATCCAACTCTACCACCAGGGCTGGGATCAGCACGGCAACTTGCCCAATGAAATGGGTGGCCAGGCCAAAGACGTGGACCAGGCTTCGGCGGCATTGGTCACCGACCTGAAACAACGCGGACTGCTGGAAGATACCCTCGTGATCTGGGGTGGCGAGTTTGGGCGTACCGTCTACTGTCAGGGCAACTTCCAGGCCGACAATTATGGGCGCGACCACCACCCGCGTTGCTTCAGCATCTGGATGGCGGGAGGTGGAATCAAGCCGGGCATTACTTACGGCGAAACCGACGACTTCAGCTACAACATCGTGCGCGATCCGGTACACATTCACGATTTCCAGGCCACCATCATGAATTTGATGGGCATTGATCACGAAAAACTGATTTTCAAACACCAGGGTCGTCGTTACCGCCTTACGGATGTGAGCGGCAAGTTGGTGCCTGGAATCATAGCTTAGATATTGGAAAATCAAAGCGACATTAATGGGAACGCGGATGACGCGGATTGAGCGGATTAACGCGGATTTTGTTTTGCCTGCGGCAAAATTTTCGCCACTAAGGTAGGAAGAGACTAAGCACTGCGAACCAAAATGGCTCCTTGGGGCTTTGTGTCTTCGTGCCAATTATTACATCATCACGCCGAAGGCGTGAAAAACCCGCGTTAATCCGCTCAATCCGCGTCATCCGCGCTCCTATTAATGTCGCTTTAGGAAATATCCGCCGCATGCGGAAAAACAGACATCGATAATGAAAAATCGTTTTGCCACCATACTCGAAAACCTGCGTTTATTCCTGAGTATTCTACTCGTATTTTTGCTGGTTTTTGAAAAATACATACACCTGCCCGCTATTTTGGCGGTGTTGGGACGCATGCACCCGCTGATCTTGCATTTCCCCATTACCCTGGCCGCAGTGGGCGGATTGGGCTTGTTGATTCCAGCCAAATATGAATTGGCCAACTGGGCGCGACGGATGGAGTTCTGGTCCATCACGGCCTCCATCACTGCATTGACGGCCTTGTTTGGTCTGTTCCTCTCCAGGGAAGGTGGGTACGATGAAGCTACACTGAATTGGCACAAATACTCTGCCGCTGCATTGACCCTGGGCGCTGGTTATCTGGCCTGGCGCTTTGGTCGGAAGTTTTCATCGCGTTGGGATTTGGCATTGGGGATGGGAACACTGATTTTGACCCTCATTTGTGGGCATCAGGGGGGGGTACTTACCCACGGCAGCAATTTTCTGCTCGAACCCATTCGCCCCAGCGTGGCCGCCACCCCTGTCGTGGTGGATGTGCAGCAAGCCGAAATGTTTCGGGATGCCGTGCGGCCAATCCTCGAAAAGAAGTGTTTTGCTTGCCACAATCCCAACAAAACCAAAGGTGAGTTGCTCATGACCACTTTGGAAGGCATCAAAAAAGGAGGGGAAAATGGAGCGATTTTTACCCCTTTCCGTCCTGATTCGAGTCAGATGATCCAAATGGCCCTGTTGCCGGAAGCCGACGATCGACATATGCCTCCGCAAGGCAAGCCACAATTGACTCCTGATGAGCTCAAAGTGTTGCATTTTTGGATCAAAAAAGGGGCCGATTTCGGCGCAAAAGTGAGTGCATTTTTGCCCAACGACACCTTGGATGCCTGGGTAAAATCGATTCCCACCGCAGCAGCGGCGCTGCCCAAAATTTCCGCCGCTTCACCGAAAACAATCGAGGGGTTGAAAAGCAATTTTTGCAACATCCGCCCGATTGCGCAGGGCAGTCCTTATTTGGAAGTTGTCGTATTCAATCACCAGGATTACCAGGCGGAGGTGTTTAAAAAATTGCAAAAAATCAGCAAAAACATCTATCGCCTGGAGGCTTCTGGCGCACCTGTGACGGATAAGGAGTTGAAAAACATTACTGGTCTCGCCAATCTGCGGGAACTGGGGTTGGGCAAAACCAAAATCACGGGTAAAAACCTGGCTCAATTGCGCGAGCTTAAACACCTCCAAATCCTCAAACTGCACGGCAACCAACTCAAAGTCAAGGACATTGAGCCGCTGCTGGGTTTATCCAGTTTACATTCCCTGTACCTCTGGGGCAACCCCATGCAAGAAAAAGATTTGCAAAAGCTGCGCAAAAAAGCGGGCAAGATGCAATTGGACATCGGTACACCACCCGATACCGCCGTATTGCAACTCAACAAACCCGTGGCGGAAAAACCCCTGGCTTATTTTCAAAACAGCACACAACTCGTGTTGACTCATCCCATGCGAGGCGTGAAAATAGTTTACACCACCGATGGCCGAAATCCAGACGGAAAAGCGGGCATTGGGAAGATGTATACCCAACCCATTGTGGTGAAAACGGATCAAAAAATCAAATACCACGCCGAGTTGGACGGATGGCATGCCAGTGTACTGGATTCTCTGGAGTTCAAAAAAGCCCGCTTTGTTCCTGATAAATTTAGCCTCAAAATACCCGCCAATCCAAAGTTTTTAGGCGGTGGCGACTCCGTGATTTTCAACCTGACCAAAGGTGCCCCCAACCACACCGTCAACGATGGCTGGTTAGGTTTTGAACGAGCTGAACATTTGGATGTAGAGTGTTTTTTCAAAAACCCGGCAGAGGTAAAAAAAGTGAGTATCGGCACCCTGTTGGTAGACAACGCTTACATCGTCCCTCCGGCCAGTTTAGAGGTTTGGGCGGGTAACACCCCTGGTCAATGGGAAAAAATTGGCACCCAAAGTTTCCCGGTTCCCGATGGACCCCAATACGGCAATCGATTTTACCACTGCGAAGTAAAACCGGGCAAATATGCTTACCTGAAAATTGTGGCCAGACCCATTCCAAAACTCCCCACCTGGCACCGCGGCAAAGGGGAACCCGGCTGGTTGTTTGTGGATGAAGTGTTGATCAATTGAGGGTTTGGGGGTTCGAGGGTTTGGGGGTTCGAGGGTTTGGGGGTTCGAGGGTTCGAGGGTTCGAGGGTTCGAGGGTTCGGGGGTTCGGGGGGTTAATCTGTCGCCATCCGAACGTATTGAACACAAACTAGCCATTCTGTGTTCTTTCTGCAAACCAATCGCTTGCACTTAAGCGTATATTGTAGAAAATAAAGACACATGATCCGATTGAGTTTTTTGTTTTTCATCATTAGCATCAGTGTAGCCAGTTGCCAAAACAAACCTGCTGCGCCCAAAGCTGATGCAAAACTTGTAAGCATGCACAACCACAATCCCTATTACTCACGCACCGATACCACCCATTTGAACGTATCCGATGCTGAGTGGAAAAAAGTATTGTCTGAAGACGTATACATGATCGCCCGGAAAAAAGGTACCGAGCGTGCCTTTACAGGCAAATATTGGGATTTTGAAGGGCTTGGCACTTATTATTGTGCAGCTTGTGGCAATGCCTTGTTTCGTTCAGATTCAAAATTTGCCAGTTCCTGCGGCTGGCCAAGCTTTTACGAAGCATTGCGCCCCAATAGTGTCAAGTATGAAAATGATACTTCTTACGGCATGATCCGCACCGAAGTACTTTGTGGGCGTTGCGATGGCCACCTTGGGCACATTTTCGACGATGGCCCCGAGCCTACCGGAAAAAGATTTTGTATGAACTCGATTGTTCTGGATTTTGAACCCGATTCGGGAAAAAAATCCAAGTAATATTGCACCGATTTTATCGTTTCTGAAGGGTTAAAGCACAATTGCTTTAACCCTTTAGCATTTCCCATTCTCCCCAATGATTAGTCCTGTTATGAAAAAATGTTTGTTGCAGTTGGTGCTGCTACTCTCGCTGATCCATACTGTGCAAGCCCAGGAAAAAGTGGACAGCAACAAGGTCAAAGTATTTGCGCTACCCCTCTTTTTTTATTCTCCGGATACCCGTTTTGGCATCGGAGCAGGGGGGATAACCACCTTTCGCACGCCAGTTTCCACGCAGCCATCCAGTGTTACGTTTAGTTTCGCATACACCCAACGCAAGCAAATTCTGGCCTGGTTCCCTTATCAGGTTTATTTTGGCCGGGGGAAATACCTGAGCTATGGCGAATTGGGGTGGTACAAATACGTGTACCAGTTTTTCGGCATCGGCAATGAGTACGACAATGAGTACCTGGAAAAATACACGGCTCAATATCCACGCCTTCGGGCCACTTTTTTGCGCAACTTGAATCATGGAAATGCAGTAGGCATTCGCCTGGCCATGGACAATTTTAAAATCACTCAATACGATTCTTCGGGCCTTTTGCTCAAAAAAAACATTACCGGTTGGCAAGGTGGTCGTTCTTTTGGCGCGGGATTGGTGTGGTGGAAAGATTCCCGCGACAACCGTTTTTATCCCGGAAGAGGCTCGTTTATTGAAAGCTCCTGGTACTTCGAAAACAAGTTCACTGGCTCTGATTTCGAATTTTCCCGCCTCAATCTAGAATTGGCCAAATTTTTTACGCTAGGTAAAAAAACGATCCTGGCACTGGAAGGCACGGCGGTAGTCACCATGGGTAATGCCCCCTTTTTCAATATGGCCCAATTGGGTGGAACCCGGCGTTTACGAGGATATTTTGAAGGAAAATTCCGGGATAAACATTTACTTCTGGCTCAGGCGGAACTACGGCAGGAAGGTTTTGGTCGTTTTGGTGGCGTGGCATTTGCAGGCATGGGAACCGTATTTGGCAGCGCTGGCGAATCGCTCGAATGGCGTCCTAACGGAGGCATCGG includes these proteins:
- a CDS encoding DUF1501 domain-containing protein, which gives rise to MQKEILESKLNINRRAFFSKMSIGIGSLALGSLLIPDLFKGDEDDVAAMIPGLSHFAPKAKRIIYLFQSGAPSQLETFDYKPNLRAMFGQELPPSIRQGQRLTGMTSGQTSFPLAPSAINFKQYGQNGTWISDFFPHIGKIADDICVIRTLNTEAINHDPAITFFQTGNQQSGRPSMGAWMSYGLGSENENLPAFMVLTSRGKGNSQGLYAHLWGSGFLDSVHQGVMLRGGKDPVLYLKDPEGMSQLERRRMLDQIAELNQNSYDKIGDPETMARIQQYEMAYRMQTSVPELMDLKDESDYTVKLYGPDCLVPGTYASNCLMARRLAERGVRFIQLYHQGWDQHGNLPNEMGGQAKDVDQASAALVTDLKQRGLLEDTLVIWGGEFGRTVYCQGNFQADNYGRDHHPRCFSIWMAGGGIKPGITYGETDDFSYNIVRDPVHIHDFQATIMNLMGIDHEKLIFKHQGRRYRLTDVSGKLVPGIIA
- a CDS encoding c-type cytochrome domain-containing protein, coding for MKNRFATILENLRLFLSILLVFLLVFEKYIHLPAILAVLGRMHPLILHFPITLAAVGGLGLLIPAKYELANWARRMEFWSITASITALTALFGLFLSREGGYDEATLNWHKYSAAALTLGAGYLAWRFGRKFSSRWDLALGMGTLILTLICGHQGGVLTHGSNFLLEPIRPSVAATPVVVDVQQAEMFRDAVRPILEKKCFACHNPNKTKGELLMTTLEGIKKGGENGAIFTPFRPDSSQMIQMALLPEADDRHMPPQGKPQLTPDELKVLHFWIKKGADFGAKVSAFLPNDTLDAWVKSIPTAAAALPKISAASPKTIEGLKSNFCNIRPIAQGSPYLEVVVFNHQDYQAEVFKKLQKISKNIYRLEASGAPVTDKELKNITGLANLRELGLGKTKITGKNLAQLRELKHLQILKLHGNQLKVKDIEPLLGLSSLHSLYLWGNPMQEKDLQKLRKKAGKMQLDIGTPPDTAVLQLNKPVAEKPLAYFQNSTQLVLTHPMRGVKIVYTTDGRNPDGKAGIGKMYTQPIVVKTDQKIKYHAELDGWHASVLDSLEFKKARFVPDKFSLKIPANPKFLGGGDSVIFNLTKGAPNHTVNDGWLGFERAEHLDVECFFKNPAEVKKVSIGTLLVDNAYIVPPASLEVWAGNTPGQWEKIGTQSFPVPDGPQYGNRFYHCEVKPGKYAYLKIVARPIPKLPTWHRGKGEPGWLFVDEVLIN
- the msrB gene encoding peptide-methionine (R)-S-oxide reductase MsrB, encoding MIRLSFLFFIISISVASCQNKPAAPKADAKLVSMHNHNPYYSRTDTTHLNVSDAEWKKVLSEDVYMIARKKGTERAFTGKYWDFEGLGTYYCAACGNALFRSDSKFASSCGWPSFYEALRPNSVKYENDTSYGMIRTEVLCGRCDGHLGHIFDDGPEPTGKRFCMNSIVLDFEPDSGKKSK
- a CDS encoding BamA/TamA family outer membrane protein; the protein is MKKCLLQLVLLLSLIHTVQAQEKVDSNKVKVFALPLFFYSPDTRFGIGAGGITTFRTPVSTQPSSVTFSFAYTQRKQILAWFPYQVYFGRGKYLSYGELGWYKYVYQFFGIGNEYDNEYLEKYTAQYPRLRATFLRNLNHGNAVGIRLAMDNFKITQYDSSGLLLKKNITGWQGGRSFGAGLVWWKDSRDNRFYPGRGSFIESSWYFENKFTGSDFEFSRLNLELAKFFTLGKKTILALEGTAVVTMGNAPFFNMAQLGGTRRLRGYFEGKFRDKHLLLAQAELRQEGFGRFGGVAFAGMGTVFGSAGESLEWRPNGGIGLRYQLDKKQKLNIRADYGFGVKSQGFYLTFGEAF